From Rutidosis leptorrhynchoides isolate AG116_Rl617_1_P2 chromosome 3, CSIRO_AGI_Rlap_v1, whole genome shotgun sequence, a single genomic window includes:
- the LOC139902436 gene encoding uncharacterized protein, with the protein MSNTAVQTNAQKRGKKRKLAKMYQNWQFAPINFPKMQSEDFSEMPIVVSCKIAENGITIMKVHVDNGSSVDILYEQCFVQLPESIRAPLRPTAASLTGFAGESSLPMGVLPLDVELVDDNDDGRTALGKLGIVPSTIHGMIKFATRKGVAAINSTSKVPICAAINVKSAAQETTEVVESMVVVNPAYPEQKIKVGSNVSADTRKQIVQYMDVFAWCENDMTCVPHSIAEHRLNVNPALKPVVQKRRGMAPDRVKWLCEEVTKLVRAGILREAQYQ; encoded by the exons ATGAGCAATACCGCTGTTCAAACAAATGCtcaaaaaagaggaaaaaagcgaaAGTTGGCAAAAATGTATCAAAATTGGCAGTTTGCGCCAATTAATTTTCCAAAAATGCAGAGTGAGgatttctctgaaatgccgatagtTGTATCGTGCAAGATCGCGGAAAATGGAATCACAatcatgaaagttcatgttgataatggtagTAGCGTTGATATTCTTTACGAGCAATGTTTTGTTCAACTGCCGGAGAGTATCAGAGCACCTTTAAGACCAACCGCAGCTTCGCTGACCGGTTTTGCTGGAGAATCCTCATTGCCTATGGGTGTTTTGCCTTTAGACGTTGAGCTTGTTGATGACAATGATGATG GAAGAACTGCCTTAGGTAAACTTGGAATTGTCCCATCTACAATTCACGGCATGATTAAATTTGCAACGCGTAAAGGTGTCGCGGCAATAAATTCAACAAGCAAGGTGCCCATTTGTGCGGCTATTAATGTAAAAAGTGCAGCTCAAGAAACTACGGAAGTCGTGGAAAGTATGGTAGTAGTTAATCCTGCGTATCCCGAGCAAAAAATTAAAGTGGGAAGTAATGTTAGTGCGGACACACGGAAACAAATTGTGCAGtacatggatgtttttgcttggtgtgaAAATGATATGACTTGTGTTCCGCATAGTATTGCGGAACACAGACTTAATGTAAATCCAGCTTTAAAGCCTGTGGTGCAGAAGCGTAGAGGCATGGCTCCAGATCGCGTGAAGTGGCTATGTGAAGAGGTAACAAAATTGGTGAGAGCTGGAATTTTACGCGAAGCTCAATACCAATAG